The sequence TCACTGTGTGTTGTTTCATgactttgaaaggaaaaaaaatcactaaaagcttttccacatttacatttatagggttgCTCTCCAGTGTGTGTAGTTTCATGTTTTCGAAGGGAACTGGAAATAcggaaggctttcccacattgcttgcattcatagggtttctctccagtgtgagtcctttcatgtCTTTGAAATACACTGGGAGAAtcaaaggctttcccacatacCATGCATTTATGAGGGCCATCTCCAGCGTGTGCCATCATGTGTCTTCGAAAGCTTGAGCGATGAGATAACAATTTCCCACATtgcttacattcatagggtttctctagAGTGTGAGTTCCCTCATGAATTCGTGCTGAACCAGGAAAATCAAAGCCTTTCCCACATATCTTACATTTGTGAGGTCCATCTCCACTGTGCATTATCATGTGTCTTTGAAAGCTTCCAAGATGACAAAACGCTTTCCCACACTGTTTACAtgtatagggtttctctccagtgtgaattctttCATGTACTCGAAGGGAACCGGAAacactgaaggctttcccacattgttcacatttgtaaggtttctctccagtatgagttctTTCATGTCTTAGATATGAACTATAATCAGGGAAGGCTTTGGAACACTGCTTACATTCAtacggtttctctccagtgtgtaTTTTTTCATGTCTTAGATAGGAACTGTAAACAGGGAAGGCTTTAGAACAGTGCTTACATTCAtacggtttctctccagtgtgagttctttCATGCATACGCAATAAACTGGGCCAAAAAAAGGCTTTCCCACACAATTCACATTTATAAGGCCCATCTCCACCTTGCACTACCATATGTCTTCGAAGGTTTCCAGGAGAACTGAAGGTTTTTCCACATTCCTTACAATCATAGGGTTTCTTTCCAGTGTAAGGCCTTTCACGTGTTCGAAAGGAGTGGCGATAACTTAAGCCTTTCCCACACTGCTTATGTGTATATGGCTTCTCTGCATATTCATGACACTCACGGTGTTTGTGTCCAGTGTCAACTCTGATGTAGCAATTCAGGGATGAATGACCCATTATGACTTCTCCATTCACACTGCTTTCGCATGCATCTACTCTGGCAGGAGTGTTCTTGTTTACAGTACTATTTTGAATCTGGCTTAAGGTTTCTTCACACTGACTACCATCTTTACTTTTACCAAATCTCTCTACCACATCACATCTGTAAAAAACGAAAAGTACATTACTAAAGGTTTAttattgaatttatatttatCAACAGGTattagatttacatttttaatgttatcAGGCAAGCTATAAGCTTCATGCCCTGCTTGAATGTGAATGGACTGAATGTTGTGCAAGATAACTCAATCCCAGCTATTTTCAAGATGATGATATGCACATggggattcttttttttgagacggagactccctgtcaccaggctggagtgcagttggcactatcttggctcactgcaacctccgcctcccgggttcaagtgattctcctgcctcagcctcccaagtagctgggactacaggcatgtgccaccacacccagataatttttgtgtatttttagtagagacggggtttcaccatgttggccaggttggtcttgatctcctgacctcgtgatccacctgcctcggcctcccaaagtgctgggattacaggcataagccactactcCCGGcctttcgttttttgttttttgttttttttttaagacagggtcttgctctgtcacttacaTTAGAGTGCACCAGTGccatcacagatcactgcagcctccaactcccaagcccaagtgatcctcctgtctcagcctcccaaagtgctgggattgagggCATGAGTTACCATACCCAGCTTCTTATGGGAAATCTTAATATTGTTTCCATGGGAACTACTTTGCAAACACTGAATAGCTATGTcacatttaataatatatttatgtcacatttaataatacatttttatagagaaatttttctaagaataaatttaaGCTGGGCTTGTTCATAAtctttgcttcttttaaaaagtgcttgTCATTCTCAGAAACATTACAGGGACATCACCTGTCTCTTATAAGTACAAATTACCTTGGATTTCTCCTGAGATTTTGGTACTGATCATCAATGTTCTGGTTTTCCCATTTCATTCCTAAAAGAGAGATCCAGAAAATTCActataaattattacaaaatgaCACAAAAACTGTTAAGATTTTATGTACACTGCAATCATGCATGATTCATTCATTGAACTATAGTTGACTcctgaacaacacaggtttgaactgcacaagtccatttatatataaatgttctTCAGTCTCTGCTACCGCTGAGACAGCAAGACAAAACCCTCTTCTTACttagcctactcaatgtgaagatgaggATGAAAACCTTCATGATGATCCACTTCAACTTAATGCAGAGtaaatatagttttattcttCCTTGAGATATTTTATTAACAATTACTTTCTctaggccaggaatggtggctcacacctgtaatcccagcactttgggaggccaagatgggcggatcatgaggtcaggagatcgagaccatcctggctaacatggtgaaaccccgtctctactaaaaatacaaaaaattagccgggcgtcgtgagtggcgcctatagtcccagctactggggaggctgaggcaggagaatggcatgaaccggggaggcggagcttgcagtgagccaagattgtgccactgcactccagtctaggtgacagggcaagatgccatctcaaaaaacaaaaaagaaaaaaaaatttactttctctAACTTACTTTATTCTGAGAATACAGTATGCAATACATGTGACATATCTGTGCTCGTCACTTGTTTGTATGACTGATAAGGCTGCCAGTCAAAATAGGCTAAGCTGTGGCAGACAAAAGATTATATGAGGACATACAACTGGTTGGGGCCTGGCACTTCTTAaccctgtgttgttcaagggtgaACTGTATCCCTTTTCCGTATTTCAAATCACTGAACAGCACTGATGACCGCAAAAAACAAACGTCTCTAATTGACTAAATGAAGACATGATGTCATCCATACCTACACAGTTCAGGTTCCTAATGGTTTCCCGCATCACATCTCTGTAGAGATTCTTCTGTGATGGACCCAGCAAAGCCCACTCCTCATGGGTgaagttcacagccacatcctcaaaggCCACTGAGTCCTGAAACATCCCATATGTCCAGAAAAGGAAGGTTGAAACTCACAGTACTGAGAACCTATACTCACTTCATAAACTTCCCATGATGCTGTGGTTTCCAAGCATTTATTCAATGACATGGTAAATCCACTCTTATTCTGTGTCTACACTCACTGTCTGATGCTGGAATTGTGCTTGCTAAAATAACAGTTGAACAGGAACATGTCTCTTATTGGTGAATTATGCAAATGAATCTTATTGCCTGGATTACTCCTAATGTCTGTTTCTACAGTGGGCCTGTAGTTCTTGTCGTGACAAAGTCCTACGACCTACTGTGCAAAAGAGAGTTACAATTAGCAGTCCTGAGACTGCATATCCTTACAACTGCTTGTTCAAAATGTTGAACCTTTCATGGGGTCTAGACAATGTATTTAGGGGAGGGTCCCATGAGCATAACTAACAACAGGGGTGGAGTGTGGCTAAACTATTTGTGTAAAAATTATGGTTCTGCTTAACTCCTAACTTCCCTCTGAGAGTTTGAAATTGTATTACATCCTCAGCAGAGGAAGCGTACCCAATCAGCCACTGCTATGTTTGACTGTTTTCCCCTCCAAAATGCATGCTGAAACTGAATCTCCAATGTGGCAGTACTGAAAGGTAGTGCTTTAAGAGGTAAGTGGGTTTTGAGGGTTTGGAACACATGGATGGATTAATCCACTCACGTATGAATGGCTTAATTAATAAATGGGTTATCACAGATGAGGTTCTGGTGTCCTTACGACAAGAGGAAGATACTTCAGCTAGACACTCAGCCCCCTCACCATGTAATGCCCTGTGCCACCCAGGGACTCTACAGAGTCCCCATCAGCAAGAAGGTTCCCACAAGATGCCCACTTTGACCTTACTTGgtcttcccagcttccagaactgcaaAACATAAATATCATTTCTTACAGATTACCCCAGTTCTGGTATCCTGTTATAAGTAACAAAAAAAACAGTCTTATAGACTAAGACAGACACAAAGAAACACTCTAGGCACTGGGTCCCTAATGAGCAACTCTGGTAGGTgatatttcatatgttttttgttgttgttgtttcattttttttctatttcttacttGGGGGATTTAGCCTATCCTATGTGATTACATGGAGAGAATATTTTGGAAGCTGGTGACTAGTTCCCTGTAGATAAAATGCAGTTAAGTATAACAAAAGACTAATAAAAGAGATTTTACCAActaaacagaaaaattttaaactttttattgggTAAtgtcaaaggagaaagaaaagaaggggacAGGCTACAAATGTTCTTAAACAGAGTTCAGTGTCAGCTTTCATGAATATCGATTATATTCCATAAACAGCAGACATTTAATAATAACATTACATAAACCATTTTTATAGAAGTCATAAATgtctaaaaatactttttaaaaaaacccttcTCATCAAGAAAGTAGACAGCTATACAAAAACAGAGgatttaaaactataattttccACATCCCATCCTATTGACAGTGAGAAAAAGATACATAAACAGGAAAGTAAAAAATGATAGGAAagctttgtattgttttttcctttggccccatctCTGCCCACCTCATTGCCAGTCTTGAAGATAGCAGTCAGAGTTCCCATGGTAGAACTCTAATCACCACAGAGAGTACAgatcatattttatttccaaattattgcctttctattttttattcagtCTGGGGACTATCCAAAGGTCTGAAACAAGactctcttttctatttcatctaCAATGCAATCCAATCAGAGTCAAACTGGGCAGGAACTACTTTAAAATGttgcaaaatacacaaaaagcaTACAACCACCTGGGACAGACTAAGACATACATTAGAaggccagatgtgatggctctcacctgtaatcccagcactttcggaggccaaggtgttgggaacaggcccccaaatctggaCATAAACAGgcccccaaaactggccataaacaaaatctctgcagcactgtgacatacTCATGATAGCTATGATGCCCATGTTGAAGGTTGttggtttaccagaatgagggcaaggagcacctggcccacccagggcagaaaaccacttAAGGTGTTCctgaaccacaaacaatagcatgagcaatgtgtgccttaaggacatgttcctgctgcagataactagccacagcc comes from Macaca fascicularis isolate 582-1 chromosome 19, T2T-MFA8v1.1 and encodes:
- the LOC102128527 gene encoding uncharacterized protein isoform X4, which encodes MKWENQNIDDQYQNLRRNPRCDVVERFGKSKDGSQCEETLSQIQNSTVNKNTPARVDACESSVNGEVIMGHSSLNCYIRVDTGHKHRECHEYAEKPYTHKQCGKGLSYRHSFRTRERPYTGKKPYDCKECGKTFSSPGNLRRHMVVQGGDGPYKCELCGKAFFWPSLLRMHERTHTGEKPYECKHCSKAFPVYSSYLRHEKIHTGEKPYECKQCSKAFPDYSSYLRHERTHTGEKPYKCEQCGKAFSVSGSLRVHERIHTGEKPYTCKQCGKAFCHLGSFQRHMIMHSGDGPHKCKICGKGFDFPGSARIHEGTHTLEKPYECKQCGKLLSHRSSFRRHMMAHAGDGPHKCMVCGKAFDSPSVFQRHERTHTGEKPYECKQCGKAFRISSSLRKHETTHTGEQPYKCKCGKAFSDFFSFQSHETTHSEEEPYECKECGKAFSSFKYFCRHERTHSEEKSYECQTCGKAFSRFSYLKTHERTHTAEKPYECKQCRKAFFWPSFLLRHERTHTGERPYECKHCGKAFSRSSFCREHERTHTGEKPYKCKECGKAFSSLSSFNRHKRTHWKDIL
- the LOC102128527 gene encoding uncharacterized protein isoform X5 — encoded protein: MDSVAFEDVAVNFTHEEWALLGPSQKNLYRDVMRETIRNLNCVGMKWENQNIDDQYQNLRRNPRCDVVERFGKSKDGSQCEETLSQIQNSTVNKNTPARVDACESSVNGEVIMGHSSLNCYIRVDTGHKHRECHEYAEKPYTHKQCGKGLSYRHSFRTRERPYTGKKPYDCKECGKTFSSPGNLRRHMVVQGGDGPYKCELCGKAFFWPSLLRMHERTHTGEKPYECKHCSKAFPVYSSYLRHEKIHTGEKPYECKQCSKAFPDYSSYLRHERTHTGEKPYKCEQCGKAFSVSGSLRVHERIHTGEKPYTCKQCGKAFCHLGSFQRHMIMHSGDGPHKCKICGKGFDFPGSARIHEGTHTLEKPYECKQCGKLLSHRSSFRRHMMAHAGDGPHKCMVCGKAFDSPSVFQRHERTHTGEKPYECKQCGKAFRISSSLRKHETTHTGEQPYKCKCGKAFSDFFSFQSHETTHSEEEPYECKECGKAFSSFKYFCRHERTHSEEKSYECQTCGKAFSRFSYLKTHERTHTAEKPYECKQCRKAFFWPSFLLRHERTHTGERPYECKHCGKAFSRSSFCREHERTHTGEKPYKCKECGKAFSSLSSFNRHKRTHWKDIL
- the LOC102128527 gene encoding uncharacterized protein isoform X6; this translates as MRETIRNLNCVGMKWENQNIDDQYQNLRRNPRCDVVERFGKSKDGSQCEETLSQIQNSTVNKNTPARVDACESSVNGEVIMGHSSLNCYIRVDTGHKHRECHEYAEKPYTHKQCGKGLSYRHSFRTRERPYTGKKPYDCKECGKTFSSPGNLRRHMVVQGGDGPYKCELCGKAFFWPSLLRMHERTHTGEKPYECKHCSKAFPVYSSYLRHEKIHTGEKPYECKQCSKAFPDYSSYLRHERTHTGEKPYKCEQCGKAFSVSGSLRVHERIHTGEKPYTCKQCGKAFCHLGSFQRHMIMHSGDGPHKCKICGKGFDFPGSARIHEGTHTLEKPYECKQCGKLLSHRSSFRRHMMAHAGDGPHKCMVCGKAFDSPSVFQRHERTHTGEKPYECKQCGKAFRISSSLRKHETTHTGEQPYKCKCGKAFSDFFSFQSHETTHSEEEPYECKECGKAFSSFKYFCRHERTHSEEKSYECQTCGKAFSRFSYLKTHERTHTAEKPYECKQCRKAFFWPSFLLRHERTHTGERPYECKHCGKAFSRSSFCREHERTHTGEKPYKCKECGKAFSSLSSFNRHKRTHWKDIL